In Arthrobacter sp. PAMC25284, a single genomic region encodes these proteins:
- a CDS encoding GNAT family N-acetyltransferase, with the protein MNAQGGPESRTALDPRLAWRPAGSRDVDAWADLIARTAAVERPVWFERRAELAQILGSKNNPAAENTVVGFDPQGFARAYARIMKNRDGAKAIGLGCVDPEWQESGIGTGLLAWAEQRTRERFAEDTASSADSGGPGPPAQVPKLRLYMEHQHQHQAALFDRAGLTVVRYFNEMHRPLGGTLPQTVLDPRFSLVTFGPELRESVRLAHNDVFRDHWGSEPRDDEAWGLVVDDPLARPDLSGVVLDQPTGTVAGYQLATHDADGAVVRGFREGYTELLGVRREFRGRGIAQALLADAMRRFAASGMDTASLDVDSENPTGALGLYLKMGYTVVNRSMAWDKDLEPAESPTDG; encoded by the coding sequence ATGAATGCACAGGGCGGACCAGAATCGCGAACTGCGCTCGATCCCCGGCTGGCATGGCGACCGGCGGGGTCCCGGGACGTGGACGCCTGGGCGGACCTGATCGCGCGTACTGCCGCCGTCGAACGCCCCGTCTGGTTCGAACGCCGTGCCGAACTGGCGCAGATCCTGGGATCGAAGAACAACCCGGCGGCGGAGAACACCGTCGTCGGCTTCGATCCGCAGGGTTTTGCCCGTGCTTACGCCAGAATCATGAAGAACCGCGACGGAGCGAAAGCAATCGGTTTGGGCTGTGTAGATCCGGAATGGCAAGAGAGTGGCATCGGCACCGGGCTGCTGGCCTGGGCCGAACAGCGGACCCGCGAACGTTTCGCTGAGGACACGGCCAGCAGCGCGGACTCCGGCGGACCTGGGCCGCCAGCCCAAGTGCCGAAATTGCGGCTGTACATGGAGCATCAGCATCAACATCAGGCGGCGCTCTTTGATCGGGCGGGCTTGACTGTTGTGCGCTACTTCAATGAGATGCACCGGCCCCTGGGCGGGACATTGCCCCAAACCGTCCTGGACCCCAGGTTTTCGCTGGTGACCTTTGGCCCGGAGCTGCGCGAGTCCGTCCGGTTGGCGCATAACGACGTCTTCCGGGACCACTGGGGCAGCGAACCCCGGGACGATGAGGCATGGGGTCTCGTGGTTGACGATCCGCTGGCCAGGCCGGATCTGAGCGGCGTGGTGCTGGATCAGCCCACTGGAACGGTGGCCGGCTACCAGCTCGCCACCCACGACGCCGACGGCGCGGTGGTCCGCGGCTTTCGCGAGGGGTATACCGAGCTGCTGGGAGTGCGGCGGGAGTTCCGAGGCCGGGGAATAGCGCAGGCGCTGCTGGCCGACGCGATGCGCCGGTTTGCGGCGTCCGGTATGGATACCGCGTCCCTGGACGTCGATTCCGAAAATCCCACGGGCGCGCTCGGCCTCTACCTCAAGATGGGATATACCGTCGTTAACCGCAGCATGGCCTGGGACAAGGATCTGGAGCCGGCGGAGTCCCCAACCGATGGATGA